One Syngnathoides biaculeatus isolate LvHL_M chromosome 4, ASM1980259v1, whole genome shotgun sequence DNA window includes the following coding sequences:
- the utp15 gene encoding U3 small nucleolar RNA-associated protein 15 homolog, producing the protein MALFKPTKIPVYPKLGEKVTQDTLYWKNYKAPVQIKEFGSVTNIDISPVPPHNFAVTAFTRIHIYGPISQEPVKTFTQFKNTAFCGRFRSDGQLLVAGCEDAVVRLFDVSGKVALRKFKGHTKAVHVTDFTSQQYHIITGSDDYSCRLWDIPNATELTRYQEHTDYVRCGLTSKLNRDLFITGSYDHSLKVFDARVDKSVMTMDHGQPVESLLLYPSESLLVSAGGRYVKVWDLLKGGQLLVSLRNHHKTVTSVCLSSSGQRMLSASLDRHVKVYDTTNYKVVHNFDYATSILSLALAPDDKAIAVGMTDGILSIKHRKTPDESNELSGQQRQQPAHRAVVKGRNYIPKQDDYLVSKPVKQHLAKYDTHLKKFNVSKALDAALESWTRQKKPEIPVAVMKEMDRRGTLKNALAGRDEQEVSQLLHFVIGNVIDPRFAPILIVAAEMILDIYHSVIGQSSVVDRQLMRLQDILEKEIDYQQELLEVLGMLDTVFAFCVPRKEVACPGVDRPNCLTEGEASTSRPQVQAT; encoded by the exons ATGGCTTTATTCAAACCTACAAAAATCCCGGTTTATCCCAAACTTGGAGAGAAAGTCACACAAGACACACTGTATTGGAAAAATTACAAG gCTCCAGTTCAGATAAAAGAATTTGGATCAGTTACAAATATCGACATCTCTCCTGTGCCCCCACATAACTTTGCAGTCACAGCATTTACGCGA ATCCACATTTATGGTCCAATCTCCCAGGAGCCAGTAAAGACATTCACACAATTTAAGAACACCGCATTTTGCGGCAGGTTCCGTTCAGATGGGCAGTTGCTTGTGGCAGGGTGTGAAGACGCTGTTGTGCGGCTGTTTGATGTCAGTGGCAAGGTGGCCCTCAGAAAGTTCAAAGGACACACAAA GGCTGTACATGTGACAGACTTTACCTCGCAACAGTACCACATCATCACCGGGTCAGATGACTACTCGTGTCGACTTTGGGACATCCCCAATGCGACTGAGCTCACCAGATACCAAGAACACACAGATTACGTTCGCTGTGGGCTCACCAGCAAACTGAACAGAGATCTCTTCATTACGG GATCTTATGACCACTCACTTAAAGTGTTTGATGCCAGAGTGGATAAGTCTGTAATGACTATGGACCACGGCCAGCCAGTGGAAAGTTTGCTTCTATATCCTTCTGAGAGTCTCCTCGTCTCAGCAG GGGGGCGCTACGTCAAAGTCTGGGATCTGCTGAAAGGCGGCCAGCTCCTGGTGTCTTTGAGGAACCATCACAAAACTGTCACGTCTGTGTGTCTGAGCAGCAGTGGCCAAAGGATGCTGTCAGCCTCCTTGGACAG GCATGTAAAAGTGTACGACACAACCAACTACAAAGTGGTGCACAACTTTGACTATGCTACCTCCATTCTCAGTCTGGCTTTGGCT CCTGACGATAAGGCTATTGCGGTGGGTATGACCGACGGTATCCTGAGTATTAAGCACAGGAAAACCCCGGATGAGTCAAATGAATTATCAGGTCAACAACGGCAGCAACCAGCACATCGTGCGGTTGTGAAAGGAAGAAACTACATCCCTAAACAA GATGATTATCTTGTCAGTAAGCCTGTGAAACAGCATTTGGCAAAATATGACACACATCTGAAGAAATTCAACGTTTCCAAGGCTTTGGATGCAGCTCTGGAG TCATGGACAAGACAAAAGAAGCCGGAAATTCCCGTCGCCGTTATGAAGGAGATGGATCGAAGAGGAACTTTGAAAAACGCATTAGCCGGACGGGATGAACAGGAAGTCTCTCAATTACTCCACTTTGTAATCGG GAACGTGATTGATCCCAGGTTCGCTCCCATTCTCATCGTAGCGGCTGAGATGATCCTGGACATTTATCATTCTGTCATTGGCCAGTCGTCCGTCGTGGACCGGCAACTTATGCGCCTCCAGGATATCCTGGAGAAAGAAATCGACTACCAGCAAGAGCTCCTGGAAGTGCTTGGTATGCTGGACACTGTGTTTGCCTTTTGCGTCCCGAGGAAAGAGGTGGCGTGCCCAGGTGTCGACAGACCCAACTGCCTGACCGAGGGAGAGGCAAGCACCTCTCGACCTCAGGTCCAAGCCACTTGA